One genomic region from Gemmobacter aquarius encodes:
- a CDS encoding M23 family metallopeptidase, translating into MLARVSYRINAAVERYLPEQRLFLKSDTDTRFIRLRPLTQAIALSAATLFVAWTILATAILMMDNIGAGSSREQTQRQQAVYEQRLNAMSDDRDRRAEETLRAQERFNLALRQVAQMQGRLLASEDRRRELETGVDVIQKTLRRTIKERDEARATMASLTLADAQTGASARGAEGKAKDTEATLSYLTDALGAAAKERDAMAGTAEQADLRLSEMEADKRAMQRRTDEIFTKLEEALTVSVEPLDKMFRQAGLSPDDLLSTVRKGYSGQGGPLAPLTLSTSGLSGSPEETRANALLSGLDRMNMYRIAAFKAPFSMPVNTPVRYTSGFGGRNDPFGRGHRNHEGQDLAGAYGAPILATADGVITYAGWESGYGRLVKIKHAFGLETRYGHMSQIRVSVGDRVSRGDRIGDMGNSGRSTGTHLHYEIRVDGNAINPMTFIKAARDVF; encoded by the coding sequence GTGCTAGCCCGTGTCTCTTACCGGATAAATGCCGCAGTCGAGCGGTATCTTCCCGAGCAACGCCTTTTCCTGAAATCCGATACCGATACGCGCTTCATCCGCTTGCGCCCCCTGACCCAGGCCATAGCCCTGTCGGCCGCCACCCTGTTCGTCGCCTGGACGATTCTGGCGACCGCGATCCTGATGATGGACAATATCGGTGCCGGATCGTCGCGCGAACAGACGCAGCGCCAGCAGGCGGTCTATGAACAGCGGCTCAACGCGATGTCCGACGACCGCGACCGCCGCGCCGAGGAAACGCTGCGCGCGCAGGAACGCTTCAACCTTGCGCTGCGGCAAGTGGCGCAAATGCAGGGGCGGCTTCTGGCCTCCGAGGACCGCCGGCGCGAACTCGAAACCGGCGTCGACGTGATCCAGAAGACGTTGCGCCGCACCATCAAGGAACGCGACGAGGCACGGGCAACCATGGCCTCGCTGACGCTGGCCGACGCGCAGACCGGCGCCTCGGCCCGCGGCGCCGAAGGCAAGGCCAAGGATACCGAAGCCACGCTGTCGTATCTGACCGATGCGCTGGGGGCCGCCGCCAAAGAGCGTGACGCGATGGCCGGCACCGCCGAACAGGCCGATCTGCGCCTGTCGGAAATGGAAGCCGACAAGCGCGCCATGCAGCGCCGCACCGACGAGATTTTCACCAAACTCGAAGAGGCGCTGACCGTATCGGTCGAGCCTCTGGACAAGATGTTCCGTCAGGCCGGCCTGTCGCCCGACGACCTGCTCTCGACCGTCCGCAAGGGCTATTCCGGTCAGGGTGGCCCACTCGCCCCGCTGACGCTCTCGACCTCGGGCCTGTCCGGATCGCCGGAAGAAACGCGGGCCAACGCCCTGCTCTCCGGCCTCGACCGGATGAACATGTACCGTATCGCCGCGTTCAAGGCGCCCTTCTCGATGCCCGTCAACACCCCCGTGCGCTATACCAGCGGCTTCGGCGGCCGCAACGATCCCTTCGGTCGCGGGCACCGCAACCACGAGGGTCAGGATCTGGCCGGTGCCTACGGCGCGCCGATCCTTGCCACCGCCGACGGTGTCATCACCTATGCCGGATGGGAATCGGGCTACGGCCGTCTGGTCAAGATCAAACACGCCTTCGGTCTGGAAACCCGCTACGGGCACATGTCGCAGATCCGCGTCAGTGTCGGCGATAGGGTATCGCGCGGCGACCGGATCGGTGATATGGGCAACTCAGGACGCTCGACCGGCACCCATCTTCATTACGAGATCAGGGTCGACGGCAATGCAATCAACCCGATGACCTTTATAAAGGCAGCGCGCGATGTTTTCTAA
- a CDS encoding ferritin-like domain-containing protein encodes MLSLAERAVQVLQTADGRAKAALGRAHAADWFAARAAGTRLPVGHAAPPLRPARPEKPDLLDPRDVPRRRPGSAQGRIALLHAVAHIELNAVDLHWDIIARFTHQPMPLGFYDDWVKAADEEAKHFNLVSDCLEALGSHYGALPAHAGMWRAAEDTADDFMGRLAVVPMVLEARGLDVTPGMIEVFRKAGDTGAIAALETIYAEEVGHVAYGSKWFNWLCGRDGSDPKEVFHRLVRHYFHGTLKPPFNEEKRAEAGLPPDFYWPLTEDLPKVTAEETSSL; translated from the coding sequence ATGCTGTCACTGGCCGAACGGGCGGTGCAGGTGCTGCAAACGGCGGACGGGCGCGCCAAGGCCGCACTTGGCCGCGCCCATGCCGCAGACTGGTTCGCCGCCCGCGCGGCAGGCACTCGCCTGCCCGTCGGCCATGCTGCCCCGCCCCTGCGCCCCGCCCGGCCCGAAAAGCCCGACCTGCTCGACCCGCGCGACGTGCCGCGCCGCAGGCCCGGATCGGCGCAGGGGCGCATCGCGCTTTTGCACGCCGTGGCCCATATCGAGTTGAACGCCGTCGATCTGCACTGGGATATCATCGCCCGCTTCACCCACCAGCCCATGCCGCTTGGCTTTTACGACGACTGGGTCAAGGCCGCCGACGAAGAAGCCAAGCATTTCAATCTGGTATCCGATTGTCTTGAAGCACTCGGCAGCCATTACGGCGCCCTGCCTGCCCATGCCGGAATGTGGCGCGCCGCCGAAGATACGGCCGATGACTTCATGGGTCGCCTTGCCGTCGTGCCCATGGTTCTCGAAGCCCGCGGGCTTGATGTGACGCCCGGCATGATCGAGGTTTTCCGCAAGGCAGGCGATACCGGAGCCATCGCCGCGCTCGAAACCATCTATGCCGAGGAAGTGGGCCACGTCGCCTATGGCTCGAAATGGTTCAACTGGCTCTGCGGGCGTGATGGCAGCGACCCGAAAGAGGTGTTCCACCGCCTCGTGCGGCACTATTTCCACGGAACCCTGAAGCCCCCCTTCAACGAGGAGAAACGCGCCGAGGCAGGCTTGCCGCCCGATTTCTACTGGCCACTGACCGAAGACCTGCCAAAGGTCACGGCTGAAGAAACATCCAGTCTATAA
- a CDS encoding peroxiredoxin, translating to MITAGAAAPDFSLPRDGGTEVTLSALRPGKVVLYFYPKDDTPGCTLEAQDFTARLADFTAAGTTVIGISKDSVKAHDKFCKKHGLGVILASDEAGHTCEDYGVWLEKSMYGKTYMGVERTTVMIDGTGTVARVWNKVSVKGHADEVLAAAQAL from the coding sequence ATGATTACCGCAGGTGCCGCCGCGCCCGATTTCTCCCTTCCCCGCGATGGCGGGACCGAGGTCACGCTTTCCGCCCTTCGCCCCGGCAAGGTGGTGCTTTACTTCTACCCCAAGGATGACACGCCCGGCTGCACGCTCGAAGCGCAGGATTTCACCGCGCGTCTGGCCGATTTCACCGCAGCCGGAACCACGGTGATCGGCATCTCCAAAGACAGCGTCAAGGCGCACGACAAATTCTGCAAGAAGCATGGCCTCGGCGTGATCCTCGCCTCGGACGAAGCGGGCCACACCTGCGAAGACTACGGCGTCTGGCTGGAAAAAAGCATGTATGGCAAAACCTACATGGGGGTCGAACGCACCACCGTGATGATCGACGGCACAGGCACCGTGGCGCGGGTCTGGAACAAGGTCAGCGTAAAGGGCCACGCAGACGAGGTGCTGGCGGCGGCACAGGCGCTTTGA